One part of the Salinivirga cyanobacteriivorans genome encodes these proteins:
- a CDS encoding rhomboid family intramembrane serine protease, which produces MRGYGQPGFGGTPPVIKNLLIINVLFFLGTELLTSIDLVKYLALYYPESPHFRPYQFITHMFMHGGLTHLFFNMFALWMFGRVLEGVWGSKRFLIYYFVTGLGAAALHLFVNYLTIDDMKAAAIAFQNTPSPEAFQAFVKDNLSRPSDYVLNLVNHYFDNPSNPNVAAQAGSVVSEVVKHNINVPTIGASGAVFGVLLAFGMLFPNTQLMLLFPPIPIKAKWLVIGYGVLELFLGISNQGGNIAHFAHLGGMIFGFILIKYWNSKGKTFY; this is translated from the coding sequence ATGCGAGGATACGGACAACCGGGATTCGGAGGAACTCCACCGGTAATAAAAAATCTACTGATTATTAATGTTTTATTTTTCCTTGGTACAGAGTTACTAACCAGCATTGACCTGGTAAAGTACCTGGCACTTTATTATCCAGAGTCTCCTCACTTCAGGCCCTATCAGTTCATCACGCACATGTTCATGCACGGAGGTCTTACACACCTGTTTTTCAATATGTTTGCACTTTGGATGTTTGGTCGTGTGCTTGAAGGCGTATGGGGTTCAAAACGTTTCCTTATTTATTATTTTGTCACAGGACTGGGTGCAGCAGCACTGCACCTGTTTGTCAATTACCTCACTATTGACGACATGAAAGCTGCAGCTATAGCTTTCCAAAACACACCCTCGCCGGAAGCTTTTCAGGCTTTTGTAAAAGATAATTTATCGCGTCCGTCTGATTATGTGCTAAACCTTGTCAATCATTATTTTGATAATCCATCGAACCCGAATGTAGCCGCCCAGGCAGGTTCAGTGGTTAGTGAAGTTGTGAAACACAATATTAATGTACCCACCATCGGTGCTTCAGGCGCAGTATTCGGAGTACTGCTGGCTTTTGGTATGTTATTTCCCAATACGCAGCTCATGTTGCTGTTTCCGCCCATACCCATCAAAGCCAAATGGCTCGTCATTGGTTATGGTGTATTGGAATTATTCCTCGGTATCTCGAACCAGGGAGGCAACATTGCCCATTTTGCCCACCTCGGCGGTATGATTTTTGGATTTATATTGATTAAATACTGGAATAGCAAAGGCAAAACAT